The Rhodococcus sp. X156 genome window below encodes:
- a CDS encoding DUF4097 family beta strand repeat-containing protein: protein MSEPAPVARTEHFPAGEGPVELDVQVGTGSVRIELVRELGVVEVSVAVGQGAWWHQGLSGVLSLLGAGGPDRPEPQPRAADAEALASTEVDFSPQRSRLTVRAPRTVGTRAVALDVHVRAPSLARVLVRTSSARVDVTGVAQRMDIGTGSGEVDVQDVLDGADVRTGSGQVRLAVLPRGGRVRTGSGDVTVASTADDLEVISGTGDLRIGIASGVTAQVDLSSGSGAVRSDLEVLAVEPPETQAHLRARSGSGTVLVHSAR from the coding sequence ATGAGCGAGCCCGCGCCCGTCGCCCGCACCGAGCACTTCCCGGCGGGCGAGGGCCCGGTGGAGCTGGACGTGCAGGTGGGCACCGGCTCGGTGCGCATCGAGCTGGTCCGCGAGCTGGGCGTGGTCGAGGTCTCCGTGGCGGTGGGCCAGGGTGCGTGGTGGCACCAGGGGCTCAGCGGCGTGCTGTCGCTGCTGGGCGCGGGCGGTCCCGACCGGCCCGAGCCCCAGCCCCGTGCCGCCGACGCCGAGGCGCTGGCCAGCACCGAGGTGGACTTCTCCCCGCAGCGCTCCCGCCTGACGGTGCGGGCACCACGCACGGTCGGGACGCGTGCGGTCGCGCTGGACGTGCACGTGCGCGCCCCCAGCCTGGCCCGGGTGCTGGTGCGCACCAGCTCGGCCCGGGTGGACGTCACCGGGGTGGCGCAGCGGATGGACATCGGCACCGGCTCGGGCGAGGTGGACGTCCAGGACGTGCTCGACGGCGCGGACGTGCGCACCGGCTCCGGGCAGGTGCGCCTGGCGGTGCTGCCCCGCGGTGGGCGGGTGCGCACCGGCTCCGGCGACGTCACCGTGGCCAGCACCGCCGACGACCTGGAGGTGATCAGCGGAACGGGTGACCTCCGCATCGGCATCGCCAGTGGCGTCACGGCCCAGGTCGACCTCAGCTCGGGCTCGGGCGCGGTGCGCAGCGACCTGGAGGTGCTGGCGGTGGAGCCACCGGAGACCCAGGCTCACCTGCGGGCACGCAGCGGGTCGGGCACCGTGCTGGTGCACTCCGCGCGCTGA
- a CDS encoding toxin-antitoxin system HicB family antitoxin, with the protein MDLSHHTAALADDLTAAAALGDEQTQRTAAALASALEPAARLMLLSALSELAAEVTAALGDRVVEVRLDGRDVRVVTSSAPVASPSGPTTGAATPGARTFGREDLGGDVSRVTLRLVEQLKARAEQAASKDGISLNTWLSQAVQGALCDPGVPPAVSDSGQTLRGWVRG; encoded by the coding sequence ATGGACCTCAGCCACCACACCGCCGCGCTGGCCGACGACCTGACCGCCGCCGCCGCGCTCGGCGACGAGCAGACCCAGCGCACCGCCGCCGCCCTGGCCAGCGCGCTGGAACCGGCTGCCCGGCTCATGCTGCTCTCCGCCCTGTCAGAGCTGGCCGCCGAGGTGACCGCGGCGCTCGGCGACCGGGTGGTGGAGGTGCGCCTGGACGGGCGCGACGTCCGCGTGGTCACCAGCAGCGCTCCCGTCGCGTCGCCGTCCGGCCCGACCACCGGCGCGGCGACACCCGGCGCCCGCACGTTCGGCCGGGAGGACCTGGGCGGCGACGTGAGCCGGGTGACGCTGCGGCTGGTGGAGCAGCTCAAGGCCCGCGCCGAGCAGGCCGCCAGCAAGGACGGCATCTCGCTGAACACCTGGCTGTCGCAGGCCGTGCAGGGGGCGCTGTGCGACCCCGGGGTGCCGCCCGCGGTGTCCGACTCCGGCCAGACGCTGCGCGGCTGGGTGCGCGGATGA
- a CDS encoding SRPBCC family protein — protein sequence MAISGSDEIDIKATPAAVMATLEDFASYPEWSSAHKKASVETTDDAGRPQRVRMTMQMVGITDEQVVDYSFDGNEKMSWSLVESSQQKSQEGTYTLTDNGDGTTHVTFELALDIKIKVPGFLLNKAKKGALETATKSLKKRVESQA from the coding sequence ATGGCCATCAGCGGTAGCGACGAGATCGACATCAAGGCGACCCCGGCGGCGGTGATGGCCACCTTGGAGGACTTCGCCAGCTACCCCGAGTGGTCGTCGGCGCACAAGAAGGCCAGCGTGGAGACCACCGACGACGCGGGACGCCCCCAGCGCGTGCGGATGACCATGCAGATGGTGGGCATCACCGACGAGCAGGTCGTGGACTACAGCTTCGACGGCAACGAGAAGATGAGCTGGTCGCTGGTGGAGAGCAGCCAGCAGAAGTCGCAGGAGGGCACCTACACCCTCACCGACAACGGCGACGGCACCACGCACGTCACCTTCGAGCTGGCGCTGGACATCAAGATCAAGGTGCCCGGCTTCCTGCTGAACAAGGCGAAGAAGGGTGCCCTGGAGACGGCCACCAAGTCGCTGAAGAAGCGGGTGGAGTCCCAGGCCTGA
- the galT gene encoding galactose-1-phosphate uridylyltransferase, which translates to MIVTRRQLADGREIIYFDDPATTGSRAAPFTRTATDRRDLPAVVTDSQCRRDPLTGEWVVIAAHRQDRTYLPAADLCPLCPSAPGRPTEVPEPSYQVVALENRFASLGTSSAVPAPDAVPAADLRPGVGRCEVVCFTSEHRLTFAELDPRRVRLVVDAWAQRTAELGARADVAQVFCFENHGEEIGVTLHHPHGQVYAYPFVPPRVRTVLEQARHHEESTGRNLFADVLAAERAGPRVVAANEHWTAFVPAASRWPHEVQLFPHRQVPDLPALTDAERDALVPVYLDVLGRFAHRFDTPMPYVAAWNQAPTGRCWDAAGPGPGAGPGAGRQRWWLHLQLFSFRRTAEKLKYLAGSESGMGVFVSDTNPETVAAQLRAVALP; encoded by the coding sequence ATGATCGTCACCCGCCGTCAGCTCGCCGACGGCCGCGAGATCATCTACTTCGACGACCCCGCCACTACCGGCAGCCGGGCGGCCCCCTTCACCCGTACCGCCACCGACCGCCGGGACCTGCCCGCGGTGGTCACCGACTCGCAGTGCCGGCGCGACCCGCTGACGGGGGAGTGGGTGGTGATTGCCGCGCACCGCCAGGACCGCACCTACCTGCCCGCGGCCGACCTCTGCCCGCTGTGTCCGTCCGCGCCCGGCCGCCCCACCGAGGTGCCCGAGCCCAGCTACCAGGTGGTGGCCCTGGAGAACCGCTTCGCCTCCCTGGGTACCTCGTCCGCCGTGCCTGCCCCGGACGCTGTGCCTGCCGCCGACCTGCGCCCGGGAGTCGGCCGCTGCGAGGTGGTCTGCTTCACCAGCGAGCACCGGCTCACCTTCGCCGAGCTGGACCCGCGGCGCGTCCGGCTGGTGGTGGACGCCTGGGCGCAGCGCACCGCCGAGCTCGGGGCCCGCGCGGACGTCGCCCAGGTGTTCTGCTTCGAGAACCACGGCGAGGAGATCGGAGTGACGCTGCACCACCCGCACGGGCAGGTCTACGCCTACCCGTTCGTGCCGCCGCGGGTGCGCACCGTGCTGGAGCAGGCCCGCCACCACGAGGAGTCCACCGGGCGCAACCTCTTCGCCGACGTCCTCGCCGCGGAGCGAGCGGGGCCGCGGGTGGTCGCGGCCAACGAGCACTGGACCGCGTTCGTGCCCGCCGCCTCCCGCTGGCCGCACGAGGTGCAGCTGTTCCCGCACCGCCAGGTGCCAGACCTGCCCGCGCTCACCGACGCCGAGCGCGACGCCCTGGTGCCGGTGTACCTGGACGTGCTGGGTCGGTTCGCGCACCGCTTCGACACGCCCATGCCCTACGTCGCGGCGTGGAACCAGGCGCCCACCGGCCGGTGTTGGGACGCCGCGGGACCAGGCCCAGGAGCAGGACCAGGCGCCGGGCGGCAGCGCTGGTGGCTGCACCTGCAGCTGTTCTCCTTCCGCCGCACGGCGGAGAAGCTGAAGTACCTGGCCGGCTCGGAGTCGGGCATGGGCGTGTTCGTCAGCGACACCAACCCGGAGACCGTGGCCGCGCAGCTGCGCGCGGTGGCGCTGCCGTGA
- the galK gene encoding galactokinase, which produces MSVPAGVDPAAAFAARFGRPPEGVWAAPGRVNLIGEHTDYNDGYVLPVALPHSTVAAVARTAEPELVLASVQYPDQPVRVALDALAPGAPDGWAAYPAGVVHQLRREGHRLSGLQVLVDGQVPVGAGLSSSAALTCSVALALRDLFALPLRRAELVDVARAAENDFAGAPTGVLDHSASLLCTVGHALLLDTRDRSTTQVPLDLAAAGLALLVLDTGAPHQLATGGGPDSYARRRQECGEAAAALGVPSLREVSDPAAVQALPEPLRRRARHVVTENARVLAVLEVLRSGTDPRAVGPLLTAGHRSLREDFAVSTPALDVCVDAAVRAGAHGARMVGGGFGGSALALVDDRHVPAVRAAVAEASRAAGHRAPTAFVVVPSAGARRVE; this is translated from the coding sequence GTGAGCGTGCCCGCTGGCGTGGACCCGGCGGCGGCGTTCGCCGCCCGGTTCGGCCGACCGCCGGAAGGGGTGTGGGCCGCGCCGGGACGGGTCAACCTCATCGGCGAGCACACTGACTACAACGACGGCTACGTCCTGCCCGTGGCCCTGCCGCACAGCACGGTCGCGGCGGTGGCCCGCACCGCCGAGCCGGAGCTGGTGCTGGCGTCGGTGCAATACCCGGACCAGCCGGTGCGGGTGGCGCTGGACGCGCTGGCGCCCGGCGCACCCGACGGCTGGGCGGCCTACCCGGCGGGGGTGGTGCACCAGCTGCGGCGTGAGGGCCATCGCCTCAGCGGGCTGCAGGTGCTGGTGGACGGGCAGGTGCCGGTAGGGGCGGGCCTGTCCTCGTCGGCGGCGCTGACCTGCTCGGTGGCGCTGGCCCTGCGGGACTTGTTCGCCCTGCCACTGCGCCGCGCGGAGCTGGTGGACGTGGCCCGGGCGGCGGAGAACGACTTCGCCGGCGCCCCCACCGGGGTGCTGGACCACTCGGCGTCACTGCTGTGCACCGTCGGGCACGCGCTGCTGCTGGACACCCGTGACCGCAGCACCACCCAGGTGCCGCTGGACCTCGCCGCCGCCGGGTTGGCGCTGCTGGTGCTGGACACCGGTGCGCCGCACCAGCTGGCCACCGGTGGGGGCCCCGACAGCTACGCGCGCCGCCGCCAGGAGTGCGGCGAGGCCGCCGCCGCGCTGGGCGTCCCCAGCCTGCGCGAGGTGAGCGACCCCGCTGCGGTGCAGGCCCTGCCCGAGCCGCTGCGCCGCCGGGCCCGGCACGTGGTCACCGAGAACGCCCGGGTGCTGGCGGTGCTGGAGGTGCTGCGCTCCGGCACCGACCCGCGGGCGGTGGGGCCGCTGCTCACCGCCGGACACCGCTCCCTGCGCGAGGACTTCGCGGTGTCCACCCCGGCGCTGGACGTCTGCGTGGACGCGGCGGTGCGGGCCGGGGCGCACGGGGCACGGATGGTGGGCGGTGGCTTCGGTGGCAGCGCGCTCGCGCTGGTGGACGACCGCCACGTGCCGGCCGTGCGGGCCGCGGTGGCCGAGGCCAGCCGGGCCGCCGGCCATCGCGCGCCCACCGCGTTCGTGGTGGTGCCCTCCGCCGGGGCCCGGCGCGTGGAGTAG
- the thyX gene encoding FAD-dependent thymidylate synthase, producing MPRIVPLKVQLVARTEFLPPADVPWSTDADGGAALAEFAGRACYESWSKPNPATATNADYLAHILEVGHLAVLEHGTASFYLTGVSRSLTHELVRHRHFSFSQLSQRYVPEDDNRVVAPPSVAGDPELEKLLLDAAEQSRTAYADLLAALEEKLVDVPSASLRRKQARQAARAVLPSATETRMVVTGNYRTWRHFIGMRATEHADLEMRRLAVECLRQLQGAAASVFQDFQIATMSDGSEIATSPFVNEG from the coding sequence GTGCCCCGGATCGTGCCGCTGAAGGTGCAGCTGGTCGCCAGGACCGAGTTCCTCCCGCCCGCCGACGTCCCCTGGTCCACCGACGCCGACGGGGGTGCGGCGCTGGCGGAGTTCGCCGGCCGCGCCTGCTACGAGAGCTGGTCCAAGCCCAACCCGGCCACCGCCACCAACGCCGACTACCTGGCGCACATCCTGGAGGTGGGCCACCTCGCGGTGCTCGAGCACGGCACCGCCAGCTTCTACCTCACCGGGGTCTCGCGCTCCCTCACCCACGAGCTGGTGCGCCACCGGCACTTCTCCTTCTCCCAGCTGTCCCAGCGCTACGTCCCCGAGGACGACAACCGGGTGGTCGCGCCCCCGTCGGTGGCCGGTGACCCCGAGCTGGAGAAGCTGCTGCTGGACGCCGCCGAGCAGAGCCGCACGGCCTACGCCGACCTGCTCGCCGCGCTGGAGGAGAAGCTGGTGGACGTGCCCAGCGCCAGCCTGCGCCGCAAGCAGGCCCGCCAGGCCGCCCGCGCCGTGCTGCCCAGCGCCACCGAGACCCGCATGGTGGTCACCGGCAACTACCGCACCTGGCGGCACTTCATCGGCATGCGCGCCACCGAGCACGCCGACCTGGAGATGCGCCGGCTGGCCGTCGAGTGTCTTCGGCAGCTGCAGGGCGCAGCCGCTAGCGTGTTCCAGGACTTCCAGATTGCCACCATGAGCGACGGCAGCGAGATCGCCACCAGCCCTTTCGTCAACGAGGGCTGA